A genome region from Gadus chalcogrammus isolate NIFS_2021 chromosome 5, NIFS_Gcha_1.0, whole genome shotgun sequence includes the following:
- the exoc5 gene encoding exocyst complex component 5, with translation MATTAQLFEEPFDADEYIERLAWRTPGGGSKGGAEAFDPKRLLEEFENHIEELKQLDEKLQRRVEKLEHQCHREAKEFAHKVQDLQRSNQVAFQHFQELDEHISYVATKVCHLGDQLEGVNTPRQRAVEAQRLMTYFNEFLDGELRSDVFHNPEKIKEAADIIQKLHLIAQELPFDRFADVKAKIASKYHDLERQLIQEFTAAQRRGEIGRMREVAAVLLHFKGYAHCVDVYIKQCQEGAYLRNDVFEDTGTLCQRVNKQVGEVFSSPEAVMAKLIQNIFENKLQAHVKEKLDGTRNSDAEQYLKNLYDLYSRTTALAAKLTEFNLGSDKHTFLSKLIKNIFSCYLESYIDMEKDYLRNRSAMILQRYYDSKNHQKRPIGGGSIQELKERIRQRTNLPLGPSIDTHGETFLSQEVVVNLLQETRHAFERCNRLSDPSDLPKNAFSIFLLLVEHLCVDHIDYALEIGLSAIPSADAKNANLYFLDVVQQANTIFHLFDKQFNDHLMPLISSSPKLTECLHKKKETIEQMEVKLDTGIDRTLNCMVGQMKHILATEQKKTDFRPEDENNVMIQYTTACSKVCAYVSRQVDRVRKSMDGKNVDTVLMELGVRFHRLIHEHLQQYGYSSMGGMLAICDVAEYRRCAKDFRVPLVLQLFDTLHALCNLLVVAPDNLKQVCSGEQLTNLDRNLLHAFVQLRVDYRPSRLGRHFS, from the exons ATGGCGACGACCGCTCAGCTGTTCGAG GAGCCCTTTGATGCTGACGAATACATAGAGAGGCTGGCCTGGAGAACGCCTGGCGGAGGCTCAAAGGGCGGGGCGGAGGCGTTTGACCCCAAAAG GCTGCTGGAGGAGTTTGAGAACCACATTGAGGAGCTGAAGCAGCTGGACGAGAAGCTCCAGCGGCGCGTGGAGAAGCTGGAGCACCAGTGCCACCGCGAGGCCAAAGAGTTTGCACACAAAGTCCAGGACCTGCAGCGGAGTAACCAG GTGGCCTTCCAGCACTTCCAGGAGCTGGACGAGCACATCAGCTACGTGGCCACCAAGGTGTGTCACCTTGGTGACCAGCTGGAGGGGGTGAACACCCCCCGCCAGCGGGCGGTGGAGGCACAGCGCCTCATGACCTACTTCAACGAGTTTCTGGACGGAGAGCTGCGCAGTGACGTCTTCCACAACCCGGAGaag aTTAAGGAGGCGGCTGATATCATTCAGAAGCTGCACCTCATTGCCCAGGAGCTGCCGTTTGACAG ATTTGCAGATGTCAAGGCAAAGATCGCCA gtaaGTACCATGACCTGGAGCGCCAGTTGATCCAGGAGTTCACTGCGGCTCAGAGGAGGGGGGAAATCGGACGCATGCGTGAGGTAGCAGCGGTCCTGCTACATTTCAAG GGATATGCACACTGCGTGGACGTGTACATCAAGCAATGCCAGGAG GGAGCCTACCTGAGGAACGATGTGTTTGAGGACACTGGGACCCTCTGCCAGAGAGTCAACAAGCAGGTCGGGGAGGTGTTCAGCAGCCCGGAGGCCGTCATGGCCAAACTCATCCAGAACATCTTTGAGAACAAATTACAG GCCCACGTGAAGGAGAAGCTGGACGGGACCAGAAACTCGGACGCGGAGCAGTACCTTAAGAACCTCTATGACCTTTACAGCAG GACGACTGCATTGGCAGCTAAGCTGACTGAGTTCAACCTGGGCTCAGACAAGCACACGTTCCTGTCCAAGCTTATCAAAAACATCTTCTCCTGCTACCTGGAAAGCTACATCGACATGGAAAAAGACTACCTTCGCAACCGCAGCGCCATGATCCTCCAGCGCTACTACGACTCCAAGAACCACCAGAAACGACCCATCGGCGGCGGCAG CATccaggagctgaaggagaggaTCCGGCAGCGCACCAACCTGCCCCTGGGCCCCAGCATCGACACCCACGGGGAGACCTTCCTCTCCCAGGAGGTGGTGGTCAACCTGCTGCAGGAGACGCGGCACGCCTTCGAGAGGTGCAACCGG CTGTCAGATCCCTCTGACCTGCCCAAGAACGCCTTCTCCATCttcctgctgctggtggagcaCCTGTGTGTCGATCACATCGACTACGCTCTGGAGATCGGCCTGTCGG CGATCCCCTCAGCGGATGCAAAGAATGCCAACCTGTACTTCCTGGACGTGGTGCAGCAAGCCAACACCATCTTCCACCTGTTTGACAAGCAGTTCAACGACCACCTCATGCCTCTCATAAG CTCTTCTCCTAAGCTGACAGAATGTCTGCATAAGAAGAAAGAGACGATCGAACAAATGGAAGTCAAACTGGACACGGGCATAGACAG GACGCTGAACTGCATGGTGGGCCAGATGAAGCACATCCTGGCCACGGAGCAGAAGAAGACCGACTTCAGGCCGGAGGACGAGAACAACGTCATGATCCAGTACACCACT GCGTGCTCCAaggtgtgtgcgtacgtgagCCGGCAGGTGGACCGCGTGCGCAAGTCGATGGACGGCAAGAACGTGGACACGGTGCTGATGGAGCTGGGCGTGCGCTTCCACCGCCTCATCCACGAGCACCTGCAGCAGTACGGCTACAGCTCCATGGGAGGCATGCTGGCCATCTGCGACGTGGCCGAGTACCGGCGCTGCGCCAAGGACTTCAGg GTGCCCCTAGTACTGCAGCTCTTTGACACGCTCCACGCCCTGTGCAACCTGCTGGTGGTCGCCCCCGACAACCTGAAGCAGGTGTGCTCCGGCGAGCAGCTGACGAACCTGGACCGGAACCTGCTGCACGCCTTCGTTCAGCTGCGGGTGGACTACCGGCCCTCGCGCCTGGGCCGCCACTTCAGCTAG
- the ap5m1 gene encoding AP-5 complex subunit mu-1 — MSIRALWIITHEKGEHVSVRFSRRFPTVEYRAKSLAVSSYQAVPEDSAVLQLLLTELGLADPGKPYVAQRDDCLNQQRTPALELHVDSSAKGILWPVLVISRGPLILACLPLVEAGEPRPPLSSLLSVSQGLTLLEGLQSFLGGSEIKTDGDGLAPRLALMPSVLQQVCPLGTPLDVPQARAPSTAGVPAAAGSPRQPAWRTGQHRGRPAVNVALTETVRCMQYGDPSKQDLWDVYGTVTCKCDVEGVLPNVTVTLTLPPNGSPLQDILAHPCVTSLDSSILNASSVDDGDGSAFSGPYKFPFCPPLEPFKLCSYTSQVPVPPILGSYQLKQQQEVNHLRVSVNLKLHESVKNTFEYCEARLPFFNRVQMSTVDVKVSSGHLDVNKEKNLLVWVLGQKFPKSREVTMEGGIRFSGQLPGPVDPLCTDLTAYIKLYFKVPDLTLSGCSVDQHSVQVYSCAKPKIVTCRELQSKEYFIWNSTGPAPVSSGQMIL, encoded by the exons ATGAGTATACGCGCCTTATGGATTATTACGCACGAGAAGGGAGaacatgtgtctgtgcgtttttCAAG GAGGTTCCCTACCGTTGAATATCGGGCAAAGTCTCTGGCGGTTTCTTCATATCAAGCAGTCCCAGAGGACAGTGCGGTGCTTCAACTGCTCCTCACTGAACTAGGGCTGGCCGACCCCGGCAAACCATACGTTGCTCAAAGAGACGACTGTCTGAATCAACAGAGGACGCCAGCGCTGGAGCTACATGTGGACAGTTCAGCAAAGGGAATTCTGTGGCCGGTGTTGGTCATCTCTCGTGGGCCGCTGATCTTGGCTTGCCTGCCACTGGTTGAAGCGGGTGAACCACGACCACCGTTATCCAGccttctgtctgtgtctcaggGCCTCACTCTGTTGGAAGGACTGCAAAGCTTCCTCGGCGGGTCTGAAATCAAGACTGACGGCGATGGGTTGGCGCCTCGCTTGGCGCTGATGCCCTCGGTCCTTCAGCAGGTGTGTCCACTGGGCACGCCCCTGGACGTGCCCCAGGCCAGGGCACCTTCCACGGCGGGGGTGCCAGCCGCCGCCGGGAGCCCGAGGCAGCCTGCCTGGAGGACGGGGCAGCACCGCGGACGGCCCGCGGTCAACGTGGCACTGACGGAGACGGTGCGCTGCATGCAGTACGGCGACCCCAGCAAACAAGACCTCTGGGACGTCTACGGCACCGTGACATGCAAA TGTGACGTGGAAGGGGTGCTCCCCAACGTGACCGTGACCCTCACGCTGCCCCCCAACGGCTCCCCCCTGCAGGACATCCTGGCCCATCCGTGCGTCACGTCGCTGGACTCCAGCATCCTGAACGCCAGCAGTGTGGACGACGGGGACGGCTCGGCCTTCTCCGGGCCCTATAAGTTCCCCTTCTGCCCCCCGCTGGAGCCCTTCAAACTATGCAGCTACACATCTCAG GTGCCGGTGCCTCCTATCCTGGGCTCCTACCAGctgaagcagcagcaggaggtgaaccatctgcgtgtgagtgtgaacCTCAAGCTGCACGAGAGCGTCAAGAACACTTTTGAATACTGTGAAGCACGCCTGCCCTTCTTCAACCG GGTTCAGATGAGCACTGTGGATGTGAAGGTGAGCTCCGGCCACCTGGATGTCAACAAAGAGAAGAACCTTCTGGTTTGGGTACTGG GCCAAAAGTTCCCAAAGTCCAGGGAGGTCACCATGGAAGGTGGGATCCGCTTTTCAGGTCAGCTGCCGGGACCGGTGGACCCCCTCTGCACAGACCTCACAGCCTACATCAAA TTGTATTTCAAAGTGCCTGACCTGACTCTCTCGGGGTGCTCCGTGGACCAGCATTCAGTGCAGGTTTACTCCTGTGCCAAGCCAAAGATCGTCACAT GTCGGGAGCTTCAGTCCAAAGAGTACTTCATTTGGAACTCCACTGGTCCTGCTCCCGTGTCTTCTGGGCAGATGATACTGTAG